In Dama dama isolate Ldn47 chromosome 9, ASM3311817v1, whole genome shotgun sequence, the following proteins share a genomic window:
- the CTXN1 gene encoding cortexin-1 → MSATWTLSPEPLPPSTGPPVGAGLDAEQRTVFAFVLCLLVVLVLLMVRCVRILLDPYSRMPASSWTDHKEALERGQFDYALV, encoded by the coding sequence ATGAGCGCGACGTGGACGCTGTCCCCCGAGCCGCTGCCGCCGTCTACGGGGCCCCCGGTGGGTGCGGGCCTGGACGCGGAGCAGCGCACCGTGTTCGCCTTCGTGCTGTGCCTGCTCGTGGTGCTAGTGCTGCTGATGGTGCGCTGCGTGCGTATCCTGCTCGACCCCTACAGCCGCATGCCCGCCTCGTCCTGGACCGACCACAAGGAGGCGCTCGAGCGCGGGCAGTTCGACTACGCGCTGGTCTGA
- the MAP2K7 gene encoding dual specificity mitogen-activated protein kinase kinase 7 isoform X1 produces MAASSLEQKLSRLEAKLKQENREARRRIDLNLDISPQRPRPIIVITLSPAPAPSQRAALQLPLANDGGSRSPSSESSPQHPTPPARPRHMLGLPSTLFTPRSMESIEIDQKLQEIMKQTGYLTIGGQRYQAEINDLENLGEMGSGTCGQVWKMRFRKTGHVIAVKQMRRSGNKEENKRILMDLDVVLKSHDCPYIVQCFGTFITNTDVFIAMELMGTCAEKLKKRMQGPIPERILGKMTVAIVKALYYLKEKHGVIHRDVKPSNILLDERGQIKLCDFGISGRLVDSKAKTRSAGCAAYMAPERIDPPDPTKPDYDIRADVWSLGISLVELATGQFPYKNCKTDFEVLTKVLQEEPPLLPGHMGFSGDFQSFVKDCLTKDHRKRPKYNKLLEHSFIKRYETLEVDVASWFKDVMAKTESPRTSGVLSQHHLPFFR; encoded by the exons ATGGCGGCGTCCTCCCTGGAGCAGAAGCTGTCCCGCCTGGAAGCAAAGCTAAAGCAGGAGAACCGCGAGGCCCGGCGGAGGATCGACCTCAACCTGGATATCAGCCCCCAGCGGCCCAGGCCCA TTATTGTGATCACTCTAAGCCCTGCTCCTGCCCCGTCCCAACGAGCAG ccctgcagctccCACTGGCCAACGATGGGGGCAGCCGCTCACCATCCTCCGAGAGCTCGCCGCAGCACCCCACgccccccgcccggccccgccaCATGCTGGGGCTGCCTTCAACCTTGTTCACACCCCGCAGCATGGAGAG CATCGAGATTGACCAGAAGCTGCAGGAGATCATGAAGCAGACGGGCTACCTGACCATCGGGGGCCAG CGCTACCAGGCGGAGATCAACGACCTGGAGAACCTGGGGGAGATGGGCAGCGGCACCTGTGGCCAGGTGTGGAAGATGCGCTTCCGGAAGACGGGGCACGTCATCGCTGTCAAG CAAATGCGGCGCTCGGGGAATAAGGAGGAGAACAAGAGGATCCTCATGGATTTGGACGTGGTGCTCAAGAGCCACGACTGCCCCTACATTGTGCAGTGCTTCGGGACTTTCATCACCAAC ACGGATGTCTTCATCGCCATGGAGCTCATGGGCACGTGCGCGGAGAAGCTCAAGAAGCGGATGCAGGGCCCCATCCCTGAGCGGATCCTGGGCAAGATGACGGTGGCA ATTGTGAAGGCGCTCTACTACCTGAAGGAGAAGCATGGCGTGATCCACCGTGACGTCAAGCCCTCCAACATCCTGCTGGACGAGCGGGGCCAGATCAAGCTCTGTGACTTCGGCATCAGTGGCCGCCTGGTCGACTCCAAAGCCAAAACGCGGAGCGCTGGCTGTGCCGCCTATATGGCA CCCGAGCGCATCGACCCCCCGGATCCCACCAAGCCCGACTACGACATCCGGGCCGATGTGTGGAGCCTGGGCATCTCCTTG GTGGAGTTGGCGACAGGACAGTTCCCCTACAAGAACTGCAAGACGGACTTCGAGGTCCTCACCAAAGTCCTCCAAGAGGAGCCCCCGCTCCTGCCTGGACACATGGGCTTCTCGGGGGACTTCCAGTCCTTCGTCAAAGACTG ccttACTAAAGATCACAGGAAGAGACCAAAGTATAATAAGCTACTT gaacacagcttcatcaagCGCTACGAGACGCTGGAGGTGGACGTGGCGTCCTGGTTCAAGGATGTCATGGCGAAGACCGAGTCACCGAGGACAAGCGGGGTCCTGAGCCAGCACCACCTGCCCTTCTTCAGGTAG
- the TIMM44 gene encoding mitochondrial import inner membrane translocase subunit TIM44 produces the protein MAAAALRAGWCRCPRRCVGSGVHLLSSHNLVPLPHGTYQLPRPSGEPTLSKSYSSGSRKGFLSGLLDNIKQELAKNKEMKESIKKFRDEAKKLEESDALQEARRKYRTIESETLRTSEVIRKKLGEITGTVKESLDEVSRSDLGRKIKEGVEEAAKTAKQSAESVSKGGEKLGRTAAFKALSQGVESVKKEIDESVLGQTGPYRRPERLRKRKEFAGEKFKEEKVFEANEEALGVVLHKDSKWYQQWKDFRDNNVVFNRFFEMKMKYDESDNAFIRASRVLTDKVTDLLGGLFSKTEMSEVLTEILRVDPAFDKDRFLQQCENDIIPNVLEAMISGELDILKDWCYEATYSQLAHPIQQAKALGLQFHSRVLDIDNIDLAMGKMMEQGPVLIITFQAQMVMVIKNPKGEVVEGDPDKVLRMLYVWALCRDQDELNPYAAWRLLDISASSTEQVL, from the exons ATGGCGGCGGCGGCGCTGCGGGCCGGCTGGTGCCGCTGCCCGCGG AGATGTGTTGGCAGCGGAGTCCATCTCCTGTCCAGCCACAATCTAGTGCCACTGCCCCATGGTACCTACCAGCTGCCCCGGCCTAGTGGAGAGCCGACCCTG TCCAAATCCTATTCTTCTGGAAGCAGAAAAGGCTTTCTCTCTGGCTTGCTCGATAACATCAAACAGGAATtagccaaaaacaaagaaatgaaagaaagtataaaaaagtTCCGAGATGAGGCCAAGAAGCTGGAAGAGTCAGATGCACTCCAGGAAGCCAGGAGGAAATAC AGAACCATTGAATCGGAAACCCTGCGGACAAGCGAGGTGATCAGGAAGAAGCTGGGGGAGATCACAGGCACCGTCAAGGAG AGTCTTGACGAAGTCAGTAGAAGTGACCTTGGCCGGAAAATCAAGGAAGGTGTGGAAGAAGCAGCCAAGACTGCCAAGCAGTCTGCCGAGTCAGTGTCCAAAGGCGGGGAGAAGCTCGGCCGGACCGCTGCCTTCAAAGCCCTCTCCCAG GGGGTGGAGTCTGTCAAGAAGGAGATCGACGAGAGTGTCCTAGGACAGACCGGGCCCTATCGGCGGCCTGAGCGGCTCCGGAAAAGGAAGGAGTTCGCCGGAGAGAAATTCAAGGAAGAGAAAGTGTTTGAGGCCAATGA AGAGGCGCTGGGGGTCGTGCTGCACAAGGATTCCAAGTGGTACCAGCAGTGGAAGGACTTCAGGGACAACAATGTGGTGTTCAATC GGTTCTTTGAGATGAAGATGAAGTATGACGAGAGCGACAATGCCTTCATCCGGGCGTCCCGTGTGCTGACAGACAAGGTCACGGACTTGCTGG GGGGCCTGTTCTCGAAGACCGAGATGTCAGAGGTGCTCACAGAGATCCTGCGTGTGGACCCTGCCTTTGACAAGGACCGCTTCCTGCAGCAGTGCGAGAATGACATCATCCCCAACGTCCTGGAG GCCATGATTTCTGGGGAACTCGACATTCTCAAAGACTGGTGCTATGAAGCT ACCTACAGCCAGCTGGCCCACCCGATCCAGCAGGCCAAGGCTCTGGGCCTCCAGTTCCACTCCCGCGTCCTGGACATTGACAACATCGAT CTGGCCATGGGCAAGATGATGGAGCAGGGGCCAGTGCTGATCATCACCTTCCAGGCCCAGATGGTGATGGTGATCAAGAACCCCAAAGGGGAGGTGGTCGAGGGCGACCCG GACAAGGTACTGCGAATGCTGTATGTGTGGGCGCTCTGCCGAGACCAGGATGAGCTGAACCCCTATGCGGCCTGGCGACTCCTGGACATCTCGGCCTCCAGCACAGAGCAGGTCCTCTGA
- the SNAPC2 gene encoding snRNA-activating protein complex subunit 2, translating to MKPPQRRRAIPRRYLVEVTGPAAWRASEKRQLLRLLQARQGQPELDAAELARELPGRSKTEIEDFLRQLKGRVARKAIQRIHPGGPKGPRRWETQTPAPIEVWMDLAEKITGPLEEALTVAFSQALGIAATEPINLLHSVPTKPTQACGKLLPLSAPEGQEDLGPEASSPAPKASGGHEVPGSTPKTQGPVPDASSESLTGQSAEGDFSVDFEKIYTYLSSISRGGQVPELSAAESAVVLDLLMALPEELSRLPCATLVEHMSGMYRHLTAPQRDLASGGLASRTEDSGAGSRGQEETGQATPQAPENAGSSQPITSWQAAGVCPLNPFLVPLELLGQVAR from the exons ATGAAGCCACCGCAGCGGCGGCGAGCGATCCCGAGGCGCTATCTGGTTGAGGTGACTGGCCCCGCGGCCTGGAGAGCCAGCGAAAAGCGGCAGCTGTTACGACTACTGCAGGCGCGACAGGGCCAACCAGAGCTGGACGCCGCCGAGCTGGCCCGAGAGTTGCCAGGCCGGAGCAAGACCGAG ATCGAGGACTTTCTCCGGCAGCTCAAGGGACGAGTGGCCCGGAAGGCCATTCAGAGGATACATCCAGGTGGCCCAAAGGGTCCAAGGCGCTGGGAAACACAGACCCCAGCCCCCATCGAG GTGTGGATGGATCTGGCTGAGAAGATAACAGGCCCACTGGAGGAGGCGCTTACTGTGGCTTTCTCACAG GCGCTCGGCATCGCTGCCACGGAGCCCATCAACCTCCTGCACTCGGTGCCCACCAAGCCCACGCAGGCTTGCGGGAAACTACTGCCCCTCAGCGCCCCTGAAGGACAGGAGGACCTGGGTCCTGAGGCTTCCAGCCCCGCCCCCAAGGCCTCCGGAGGGCATGAGGTTCCTGGCTCCACCCCCAAGACGCAAGGCCCTGTTCCTGATGCATCCTCCGAGTCCCTGACTGGCCAGTCTGCTGAGGGAGACTTTTCTGTGGACTTTGAGAAGATCTACACGTACCTGTCATCCATCTCCCGCGGTGGCCAGGTCCCTGAGCTTTCCGCAGCTG AGTCCGCTGTGGTCCTTGACCTGCTCATGGCGCTTCCTGAGGAGTTGTCCCGTCTGCCCTGCGCCACCCTGGTTGAACACATGTCGGGTATGTACCGACATCTGACGGCCCCTCAGCGTGACCTTGCCAGTGGGGGCCTGGCGTCCAGAACTGAGGATAGCGGGGCAGGTTCCAGGGGTCAGGAGGAGACTGGCCAGGCCACTCCTCAGGCCCCCGAGAATGCTGGCTCCAGCCAGCCCATAACCTCTTGGCAAGCGGCTGGGGTGTGCCCCCTGAACCCGTTCCTGGTACCCTTGGAGCTTCTGGGCCAGGTGGCAAGGTAG
- the TGFBR3L gene encoding transforming growth factor-beta receptor type 3-like protein isoform X1 yields MLGTALLLLALLPGTTTLPSEPAEPPFPAAPGPWLRRPLFSLELSDAEDAFPRRAGPLEVPADSRVFVQASLARPSPRWGLALHRCSVTPSSRPAPAPALALLRGGCSADSSVTFPPPRPLLGAARPARFSFRLRPVFNASVQFLHCQLSRCRRLRRTRWTPAPLTMPPLSPVRGRRTGNLGARADQGLGASASDIRGRNSLGFGHLGAFRPGGGGYLETGSRYWVSGWGWGQRRPKGQISRVLVMRSLVATECWTLRSACGPVRGVRPLTFPSLVPPSLQCLPQDEACAGAGSGSDESPGADSPHLHTLTQPIVVTVPRLPPRLPKGFPGRAVLPESPAPAPQALEPAPVVALVLAAFVLGAAVAAGLSLVCAHSASLSSPAPQLHGQPPRASPSGPPPRRPQ; encoded by the exons ATGCTGGGCACCGCGCTCCTGCTGCTGGCCCTGCTCCCGGGGACCACCACCTTGCCCAGCGAGCCAGCTG AGCCCCCGTTCCCTGCGGCGCCCGGGCCCTGGCTGCGCCGACCCCTTTTCAGTCTGGAGCTGTCGGACGCGGAGGATGCCTTCCCGCGCCGTGCGGGGCCGCTCGAGGTCCCAGCGGACAGCCGGGTGTTTGTGCAG GCGTCCCTGGCCCGTCCCTCCCCGCGCTGGGGCTTGGCCCTGCACCGCTGCTCCGTAACACCGTCCTCGCGGCCGGCCCCGGCCCCCGCCCTGGCGCTGCTGCGCGGGGGCTGCTCCGCCGACTCCTCGGTCACCTTCCCGCCACCGCGGCCGCTCCTCGGTGCCGCCCGGCCCGCGCGTTTCAGCTTCCGCCTGCGCCCGGTCTTCAACGCCTCTGTGCAGTTCCTGCACTGCCAACTGAGTCGCTGCCGCCGCCTCCGCAGAACCCGCTGGACGCCTGCGCCTTTGACAATGCCTCCTCTGTCCCCGGTGCGCGGGCGCAGGACCGGGAACCTCGGCGCCCGGGCCGATCAAGGGTTGGGCGCAAGCGCCTCTGACATCCGAGGGAGAAACTCCTTAGGGTTTGGACATCTGGGTGCTTTTAGACCTGGGGGTGGTGGTTATCTTGAAACTGGGAGTAGGTACTGGGTCTCaggctggggttgggggcagaGACGTCCGAAGGGCCAGATTTCCAGGGTTCTAGTGATGCGATCCCTGGTTGCAACAGAGTGCTGGACACTTAGATCTGCCTGCGGCCCAGTCCGTGGAGTCCGGCCCCTGACATTCCCGTCTCTTGTGCCCCCTTCCTTGCAGTGTCTGCCTCAGGATGAGGCGTGCGCGGGCGCCGGCAGTGGGAGCGATGAGAGCCCGGGTGCTGACAGCCCCCACCTGCACACACTGACGCAGCCCATCGTGGTGACTGTGCCACGGCTGCCCCCCA GGCTACCCAAGGGCTTCCCCGGCAGAGCTGTGCTCCCCGAGTCTCCCGCGCCGGCCCCGCAGGCCCTGGAGCCCGCGCCGGTGGTAGCGCTAGTGTTGGCCGCTTTCGTGCTGGGCGCCGCTGTGGCCGCCGGGCTGAGCCTCGTGTGCGCGCACTCAG CTTCCCTCTCTTCTCCAGCGCCCCAACTCCACGGTCAGCCCCCGAGAGCCTCGCCCAGCGGCCCCCCGCCCAGGAGGCCCCAGTGA
- the MAP2K7 gene encoding dual specificity mitogen-activated protein kinase kinase 7 isoform X2, which translates to MAASSLEQKLSRLEAKLKQENREARRRIDLNLDISPQRPRPTLQLPLANDGGSRSPSSESSPQHPTPPARPRHMLGLPSTLFTPRSMESIEIDQKLQEIMKQTGYLTIGGQRYQAEINDLENLGEMGSGTCGQVWKMRFRKTGHVIAVKQMRRSGNKEENKRILMDLDVVLKSHDCPYIVQCFGTFITNTDVFIAMELMGTCAEKLKKRMQGPIPERILGKMTVAIVKALYYLKEKHGVIHRDVKPSNILLDERGQIKLCDFGISGRLVDSKAKTRSAGCAAYMAPERIDPPDPTKPDYDIRADVWSLGISLVELATGQFPYKNCKTDFEVLTKVLQEEPPLLPGHMGFSGDFQSFVKDCLTKDHRKRPKYNKLLEHSFIKRYETLEVDVASWFKDVMAKTESPRTSGVLSQHHLPFFR; encoded by the exons ATGGCGGCGTCCTCCCTGGAGCAGAAGCTGTCCCGCCTGGAAGCAAAGCTAAAGCAGGAGAACCGCGAGGCCCGGCGGAGGATCGACCTCAACCTGGATATCAGCCCCCAGCGGCCCAGGCCCA ccctgcagctccCACTGGCCAACGATGGGGGCAGCCGCTCACCATCCTCCGAGAGCTCGCCGCAGCACCCCACgccccccgcccggccccgccaCATGCTGGGGCTGCCTTCAACCTTGTTCACACCCCGCAGCATGGAGAG CATCGAGATTGACCAGAAGCTGCAGGAGATCATGAAGCAGACGGGCTACCTGACCATCGGGGGCCAG CGCTACCAGGCGGAGATCAACGACCTGGAGAACCTGGGGGAGATGGGCAGCGGCACCTGTGGCCAGGTGTGGAAGATGCGCTTCCGGAAGACGGGGCACGTCATCGCTGTCAAG CAAATGCGGCGCTCGGGGAATAAGGAGGAGAACAAGAGGATCCTCATGGATTTGGACGTGGTGCTCAAGAGCCACGACTGCCCCTACATTGTGCAGTGCTTCGGGACTTTCATCACCAAC ACGGATGTCTTCATCGCCATGGAGCTCATGGGCACGTGCGCGGAGAAGCTCAAGAAGCGGATGCAGGGCCCCATCCCTGAGCGGATCCTGGGCAAGATGACGGTGGCA ATTGTGAAGGCGCTCTACTACCTGAAGGAGAAGCATGGCGTGATCCACCGTGACGTCAAGCCCTCCAACATCCTGCTGGACGAGCGGGGCCAGATCAAGCTCTGTGACTTCGGCATCAGTGGCCGCCTGGTCGACTCCAAAGCCAAAACGCGGAGCGCTGGCTGTGCCGCCTATATGGCA CCCGAGCGCATCGACCCCCCGGATCCCACCAAGCCCGACTACGACATCCGGGCCGATGTGTGGAGCCTGGGCATCTCCTTG GTGGAGTTGGCGACAGGACAGTTCCCCTACAAGAACTGCAAGACGGACTTCGAGGTCCTCACCAAAGTCCTCCAAGAGGAGCCCCCGCTCCTGCCTGGACACATGGGCTTCTCGGGGGACTTCCAGTCCTTCGTCAAAGACTG ccttACTAAAGATCACAGGAAGAGACCAAAGTATAATAAGCTACTT gaacacagcttcatcaagCGCTACGAGACGCTGGAGGTGGACGTGGCGTCCTGGTTCAAGGATGTCATGGCGAAGACCGAGTCACCGAGGACAAGCGGGGTCCTGAGCCAGCACCACCTGCCCTTCTTCAGGTAG
- the TGFBR3L gene encoding transforming growth factor-beta receptor type 3-like protein isoform X2 has product MLGTALLLLALLPGTTTLPSEPAEPPFPAAPGPWLRRPLFSLELSDAEDAFPRRAGPLEVPADSRVFVQASLARPSPRWGLALHRCSVTPSSRPAPAPALALLRGGCSADSSVTFPPPRPLLGAARPARFSFRLRPVFNASVQFLHCQLSRCRRLRRTRWTPAPLTMPPLSPVRGRRTGNLGARADQGLGASASDIRGRNSLGFGHLGAFRPGGGGYLETGSRYWVSGWGWGQRRPKGQISRVLVMRSLVATECWTLRSACGPVRGVRPLTFPSLVPPSLQCLPQDEACAGAGSGSDESPGADSPHLHTLTQPIVVTVPRLPPRLPKGFPGRAVLPESPAPAPQALEPAPVVALVLAAFVLGAAVAAGLSLVCAHSAPQLHGQPPRASPSGPPPRRPQ; this is encoded by the exons ATGCTGGGCACCGCGCTCCTGCTGCTGGCCCTGCTCCCGGGGACCACCACCTTGCCCAGCGAGCCAGCTG AGCCCCCGTTCCCTGCGGCGCCCGGGCCCTGGCTGCGCCGACCCCTTTTCAGTCTGGAGCTGTCGGACGCGGAGGATGCCTTCCCGCGCCGTGCGGGGCCGCTCGAGGTCCCAGCGGACAGCCGGGTGTTTGTGCAG GCGTCCCTGGCCCGTCCCTCCCCGCGCTGGGGCTTGGCCCTGCACCGCTGCTCCGTAACACCGTCCTCGCGGCCGGCCCCGGCCCCCGCCCTGGCGCTGCTGCGCGGGGGCTGCTCCGCCGACTCCTCGGTCACCTTCCCGCCACCGCGGCCGCTCCTCGGTGCCGCCCGGCCCGCGCGTTTCAGCTTCCGCCTGCGCCCGGTCTTCAACGCCTCTGTGCAGTTCCTGCACTGCCAACTGAGTCGCTGCCGCCGCCTCCGCAGAACCCGCTGGACGCCTGCGCCTTTGACAATGCCTCCTCTGTCCCCGGTGCGCGGGCGCAGGACCGGGAACCTCGGCGCCCGGGCCGATCAAGGGTTGGGCGCAAGCGCCTCTGACATCCGAGGGAGAAACTCCTTAGGGTTTGGACATCTGGGTGCTTTTAGACCTGGGGGTGGTGGTTATCTTGAAACTGGGAGTAGGTACTGGGTCTCaggctggggttgggggcagaGACGTCCGAAGGGCCAGATTTCCAGGGTTCTAGTGATGCGATCCCTGGTTGCAACAGAGTGCTGGACACTTAGATCTGCCTGCGGCCCAGTCCGTGGAGTCCGGCCCCTGACATTCCCGTCTCTTGTGCCCCCTTCCTTGCAGTGTCTGCCTCAGGATGAGGCGTGCGCGGGCGCCGGCAGTGGGAGCGATGAGAGCCCGGGTGCTGACAGCCCCCACCTGCACACACTGACGCAGCCCATCGTGGTGACTGTGCCACGGCTGCCCCCCA GGCTACCCAAGGGCTTCCCCGGCAGAGCTGTGCTCCCCGAGTCTCCCGCGCCGGCCCCGCAGGCCCTGGAGCCCGCGCCGGTGGTAGCGCTAGTGTTGGCCGCTTTCGTGCTGGGCGCCGCTGTGGCCGCCGGGCTGAGCCTCGTGTGCGCGCACTCAG CGCCCCAACTCCACGGTCAGCCCCCGAGAGCCTCGCCCAGCGGCCCCCCGCCCAGGAGGCCCCAGTGA
- the TGFBR3L gene encoding transforming growth factor-beta receptor type 3-like protein isoform X3, with product MLGTALLLLALLPGTTTLPSEPAEPPFPAAPGPWLRRPLFSLELSDAEDAFPRRAGPLEVPADSRVFVQASLARPSPRWGLALHRCSVTPSSRPAPAPALALLRGGCSADSSVTFPPPRPLLGAARPARFSFRLRPVFNASVQFLHCQLSRCRRLRRTRWTPAPLTMPPLSPCLPQDEACAGAGSGSDESPGADSPHLHTLTQPIVVTVPRLPPRLPKGFPGRAVLPESPAPAPQALEPAPVVALVLAAFVLGAAVAAGLSLVCAHSASLSSPAPQLHGQPPRASPSGPPPRRPQ from the exons ATGCTGGGCACCGCGCTCCTGCTGCTGGCCCTGCTCCCGGGGACCACCACCTTGCCCAGCGAGCCAGCTG AGCCCCCGTTCCCTGCGGCGCCCGGGCCCTGGCTGCGCCGACCCCTTTTCAGTCTGGAGCTGTCGGACGCGGAGGATGCCTTCCCGCGCCGTGCGGGGCCGCTCGAGGTCCCAGCGGACAGCCGGGTGTTTGTGCAG GCGTCCCTGGCCCGTCCCTCCCCGCGCTGGGGCTTGGCCCTGCACCGCTGCTCCGTAACACCGTCCTCGCGGCCGGCCCCGGCCCCCGCCCTGGCGCTGCTGCGCGGGGGCTGCTCCGCCGACTCCTCGGTCACCTTCCCGCCACCGCGGCCGCTCCTCGGTGCCGCCCGGCCCGCGCGTTTCAGCTTCCGCCTGCGCCCGGTCTTCAACGCCTCTGTGCAGTTCCTGCACTGCCAACTGAGTCGCTGCCGCCGCCTCCGCAGAACCCGCTGGACGCCTGCGCCTTTGACAATGCCTCCTCTGTCCCCG TGTCTGCCTCAGGATGAGGCGTGCGCGGGCGCCGGCAGTGGGAGCGATGAGAGCCCGGGTGCTGACAGCCCCCACCTGCACACACTGACGCAGCCCATCGTGGTGACTGTGCCACGGCTGCCCCCCA GGCTACCCAAGGGCTTCCCCGGCAGAGCTGTGCTCCCCGAGTCTCCCGCGCCGGCCCCGCAGGCCCTGGAGCCCGCGCCGGTGGTAGCGCTAGTGTTGGCCGCTTTCGTGCTGGGCGCCGCTGTGGCCGCCGGGCTGAGCCTCGTGTGCGCGCACTCAG CTTCCCTCTCTTCTCCAGCGCCCCAACTCCACGGTCAGCCCCCGAGAGCCTCGCCCAGCGGCCCCCCGCCCAGGAGGCCCCAGTGA